A genomic segment from Andrena cerasifolii isolate SP2316 chromosome 7, iyAndCera1_principal, whole genome shotgun sequence encodes:
- the LOC143371521 gene encoding acyl-CoA Delta-9 desaturase-like isoform X2, with protein MKTPKEKYESNIVWPSVIVFAYLHVAALYGTYLLFTSAKLMTAAFAFVLYMICGAGITAGAHRLWAHKSYKAKWPLQVLLMISNSVAFQYPVIHWARDHRVHHKFSETNADPYNVKRGFFFAHVGWLLCRKHPDVKEKGKEVDVSDLEKNPVLAFQKRFIYPSENLGVSIVACGEGWHNYHHVFPWDYKTSELGNYRFNITTAFIDLFAKIGWAYDLKMVPSVLVQKKVKRSGDGSHEVWGWDDADQTQEDRDMTVVMHSLKKDQ; from the exons ATGAAAACGCCGAAGGAGAAATACGAGAGTAACATCGTTTGGCCGTCCGTGATTGTCTTCGCGTACCTTCATGTTGCAGCACTTTACGGAACATACCTCCTCTTCACTTCCGCCAAATTGATGACAGCCGCCTTTG CATTTGTCCTGTACATGATATGTGGTGCCGGAATCACAGCTGGTGCTCATAGATTATGGGCACACAAATCCTACAAAGCAAAGTGGCCGCTCCAAGTGCTACTGATGATCTCTAACAGCGTAGCCTTCCAA TATCCTGTAATTCACTGGGCCAGGGATCATAGAGTTCATCATAAATTTAGCGAGACAAATGCAGATCCTTATAACGTAAAGAGAGGATTCTTTTTTGCGCATGTTGGTTGGCTGTTGTGTAGAAAGCATCCGGATGTCAAGGAGAAAGGCAAAGAGGTCGATGTTAGCGATCTGGAAAAAAATCCCGTACTTGCGTTCCAGAAAAG ATTCATCTATCCCTCTGAGAATTTGGGTGTATCCATCGTGGCATGCGGTGAGGGCTGGCACAATTATCATCACGTGTTCCCGTGGGACTACAAGACGTCCGAGCTGGGTAACTACAGATTCAACATAACGACAGCGTTTATTGACTTGTTCGCGAAGATCGGCTGGGCGTACGATTTGAAAATGGTACCCAGTGTCCTGGTGCAGAAAAAAGTGAAAAGAAGTGGTGACGGCAGCCATGAAGTGTGGGGCTGGGATGACGCAGATCAGACGCAAGAAGACAGGGACATGACAGTGGTGATGCATAGCCTTAAGAAGGATCAGTAG
- the LOC143371521 gene encoding acyl-CoA Delta-9 desaturase-like isoform X1: MKTPKEKYESNIVWPSVIVFAYLHVAALYGTYLLFTSAKLMTAAFAFVLYMICGAGITAGAHRLWAHKSYKAKWPLQVLLMISNSVAFQYPVIHWARDHRVHHKFSETNADPYNVKRGFFFAHVGWLLCRKHPDVKEKGKEVDVSDLEKNPVLAFQKRYYLVLMPLLCFGMPTVVPVVCWNETWSNALFVSAILRYVLALNATWLVNSAAHLYGNKPYDKFIYPSENLGVSIVACGEGWHNYHHVFPWDYKTSELGNYRFNITTAFIDLFAKIGWAYDLKMVPSVLVQKKVKRSGDGSHEVWGWDDADQTQEDRDMTVVMHSLKKDQ; the protein is encoded by the exons ATGAAAACGCCGAAGGAGAAATACGAGAGTAACATCGTTTGGCCGTCCGTGATTGTCTTCGCGTACCTTCATGTTGCAGCACTTTACGGAACATACCTCCTCTTCACTTCCGCCAAATTGATGACAGCCGCCTTTG CATTTGTCCTGTACATGATATGTGGTGCCGGAATCACAGCTGGTGCTCATAGATTATGGGCACACAAATCCTACAAAGCAAAGTGGCCGCTCCAAGTGCTACTGATGATCTCTAACAGCGTAGCCTTCCAA TATCCTGTAATTCACTGGGCCAGGGATCATAGAGTTCATCATAAATTTAGCGAGACAAATGCAGATCCTTATAACGTAAAGAGAGGATTCTTTTTTGCGCATGTTGGTTGGCTGTTGTGTAGAAAGCATCCGGATGTCAAGGAGAAAGGCAAAGAGGTCGATGTTAGCGATCTGGAAAAAAATCCCGTACTTGCGTTCCAGAAAAG GTATTATCTGGTCTTGATGCCCCTGTTGTGTTTCGGTATGCCAACTGTTGTACCAGTTGTATGCTGGAACGAGACGTGGTCGAATGCTTTGTTCGTTTCCGCGATTTTGCGGTATGTTTTGGCACTGAACGCCACGTGGTTGGTCAATTCTGCAGCCCACCTCTACGGCAACAAACCGTATGACAA ATTCATCTATCCCTCTGAGAATTTGGGTGTATCCATCGTGGCATGCGGTGAGGGCTGGCACAATTATCATCACGTGTTCCCGTGGGACTACAAGACGTCCGAGCTGGGTAACTACAGATTCAACATAACGACAGCGTTTATTGACTTGTTCGCGAAGATCGGCTGGGCGTACGATTTGAAAATGGTACCCAGTGTCCTGGTGCAGAAAAAAGTGAAAAGAAGTGGTGACGGCAGCCATGAAGTGTGGGGCTGGGATGACGCAGATCAGACGCAAGAAGACAGGGACATGACAGTGGTGATGCATAGCCTTAAGAAGGATCAGTAG